A genomic segment from Flexistipes sp. encodes:
- a CDS encoding ATP-dependent helicase, which translates to MPHSNDRLNKEQKAAVEYTGSPLLVIAGAGTGKTKVIVHKIAYLIDNIGVNPNNILSVTFTNKAAWEMKSRLKNLVGERAEGVWMGTFHSICLRILRRETHKTEFKKGFGVIDQDDRLSALRSIVKELNIDSKKYPPKQYLWLISSFKNTIEYVEDKEPEEFIHRFPDVFKAYQQYLSFANLVDFDDMLALVIRIFQENYEVLELYRNIFRYIMVDEYQDTNYIQFFFLKLLSGEYGNICVVGDDDQSIYGWRGAEIRNILDFEKHFSDVKTIKLTENYRSSPNILFTANTLIANNNYRKGKNLSPVIHKMGNIMVKECHDEQDESNFVINEIELMLDQGISPAEIAVLYRTNAQSRAFEVELNRRGIPYKVIGGISFYSRREIKDILAYLKLSDNPYDIDALKRSAKNPPKGIGNVVIQRIIDYATGNGSDLISAAKEIASVSKGKTAASLKFYTNILDEMQLFENIADKIKVILNESSYGNYLKQFEEQNDANKRINNIDELINAAAIFDESYDEPDLSEFLATTTLTTSTDESAGDSVSLMTLHSAKGLEFESVFLTGLEEGLFPLFRSMDNEWELEEERRLCYVGITRAKSNLVFTHTNTRMVYGKRQFCRPSMFLDELKSDISSPGDYGKKLKANTRVFHSKYGEGVVLNVKGAGDKVKADVFFQSSGLKKMLAESLEIF; encoded by the coding sequence ATGCCTCACTCAAATGATAGACTGAATAAAGAACAAAAGGCTGCCGTTGAATATACGGGCTCACCCCTGCTTGTGATAGCCGGAGCCGGAACGGGGAAAACAAAGGTAATTGTCCATAAGATTGCTTATCTGATTGATAATATCGGTGTTAACCCGAACAATATCCTGTCGGTTACTTTTACCAATAAAGCAGCCTGGGAAATGAAATCCCGTCTTAAAAACCTTGTGGGAGAAAGAGCTGAAGGAGTGTGGATGGGCACATTCCATTCCATATGTTTGAGAATTCTGCGCCGGGAGACGCATAAAACTGAGTTTAAAAAAGGCTTTGGAGTTATTGATCAGGATGACAGGCTTTCAGCCCTCAGAAGTATTGTGAAAGAACTGAATATCGACAGTAAAAAATATCCCCCGAAACAGTATCTCTGGCTGATAAGCAGTTTTAAAAACACTATTGAATATGTGGAGGATAAAGAGCCGGAAGAATTCATCCACAGATTTCCTGATGTTTTTAAAGCCTACCAGCAGTATCTTTCTTTTGCAAATCTTGTGGATTTTGATGACATGCTTGCTCTTGTTATCAGGATTTTTCAGGAAAATTATGAAGTGCTCGAACTTTACAGAAATATTTTCCGGTATATCATGGTGGATGAATATCAGGATACAAACTATATACAGTTTTTCTTTTTAAAGCTGCTTTCAGGTGAATATGGCAATATTTGTGTGGTGGGGGACGATGATCAGTCCATTTACGGATGGCGCGGTGCAGAAATAAGAAATATCCTCGATTTCGAAAAACATTTCTCTGATGTTAAAACAATAAAGCTTACCGAAAATTACAGGAGTTCACCCAATATCCTGTTTACAGCCAATACACTTATTGCAAACAATAATTACAGAAAAGGCAAGAATCTTTCCCCGGTGATCCATAAGATGGGAAATATCATGGTTAAAGAATGTCATGATGAGCAGGATGAATCAAATTTTGTTATTAATGAGATTGAGCTTATGCTGGATCAGGGAATATCTCCTGCCGAAATAGCTGTTCTTTACAGAACAAATGCTCAGTCGAGGGCTTTTGAGGTGGAGCTTAACAGAAGGGGGATACCTTATAAAGTTATCGGGGGTATCAGTTTTTACTCCAGAAGGGAGATAAAAGATATTCTGGCATATTTAAAGCTTTCGGACAATCCATATGATATAGATGCTCTGAAGCGTTCTGCCAAAAATCCGCCCAAGGGAATAGGCAACGTAGTTATTCAGAGAATTATCGATTATGCAACCGGCAACGGTTCGGATCTTATATCAGCAGCAAAAGAAATTGCCTCTGTTTCAAAGGGGAAGACCGCCGCCAGTTTAAAATTTTATACCAATATCCTTGATGAGATGCAGCTGTTTGAAAATATAGCGGACAAGATTAAGGTTATTTTGAACGAAAGCTCCTATGGGAATTATCTGAAACAGTTTGAAGAACAGAATGATGCAAACAAACGCATAAACAATATCGATGAGCTTATTAATGCAGCTGCAATTTTTGATGAAAGTTATGACGAACCGGACTTGTCTGAGTTTCTTGCCACAACAACACTGACAACTTCCACAGATGAAAGTGCCGGTGATTCCGTAAGTCTCATGACCCTTCATTCGGCAAAAGGGCTGGAATTTGAATCAGTATTTCTGACGGGCCTTGAAGAGGGTTTGTTTCCCTTGTTCCGCTCCATGGATAATGAGTGGGAGCTGGAAGAGGAAAGGCGGCTCTGCTATGTGGGGATTACCAGAGCCAAAAGCAATCTTGTTTTCACTCATACCAACACCCGTATGGTCTACGGTAAAAGACAGTTTTGCAGACCTTCGATGTTTTTGGATGAGCTGAAGTCTGACATCAGTTCTCCGGGAGATTACGGAAAAAAGCTAAAAGCCAATACAAGAGTATTCCACAGCAAATACGGTGAAGGGGTTGTCCTTAATGTTAAAGGAGCGGGGGACAAGGTAAAGGCGGATGTTTTTTTCCAGAGTTCAGGGCTTAAAAAAATGCTTGCTGAAAGTCTGGAAATATTTTAG
- the gatA gene encoding Asp-tRNA(Asn)/Glu-tRNA(Gln) amidotransferase subunit GatA — protein MNLLNADLKTLRSYLEDGRISAKELVQFYLDRINKYDDKLKSFVSINEDALSEAEKIDVKRRNGEKLPPMAGIPIALKDNMVTKGLRTTCSSHILENFDPVYDGTVAKQLKEKGFIILGKLNMDEFAMGSSCEASYFGKTKNPWDIDRVPGGSSGGAAAAVSARLVPASLGSDTGGSIRQPASFCGIAGFKPTYGRVSRFGLVAFASSLDQIGPMTWNVQDSVELMKIIGKHDHHDSTSASKNSFEPYDKKLDNLKGIKIGVPEEYFKEGLSPEVEASVKDAIKHLESLGAEIINIRMPHTDYAVAVYYILATAEASSNLARYDGVRYGYRAEAENLSEMYVKTRSEGFGDEVKRRIMLGTYVLSAGYYDAYYLKAQRVRTLIKNDFLDAFAKVDAIVAPTSPTTAFKIGEKVEDPLSMYLSDIFTLSLNLFGGCGISVPCGFDSNNLPIGLQILGNYFDEAKILEIADCYQKNTDWHTKIPTEFE, from the coding sequence ATGAATCTACTGAATGCAGATCTGAAGACATTGAGGTCTTATCTGGAGGACGGAAGAATTTCTGCAAAGGAACTTGTACAGTTTTATCTTGATAGAATTAATAAATATGATGACAAGCTTAAATCTTTTGTTTCCATAAATGAGGATGCACTGTCCGAAGCGGAAAAAATTGACGTGAAAAGACGTAACGGTGAGAAACTGCCGCCGATGGCGGGAATTCCGATAGCTTTGAAAGACAATATGGTGACTAAGGGGCTGAGAACCACCTGTTCGTCGCATATCCTGGAAAATTTTGATCCCGTTTACGACGGAACTGTTGCAAAGCAGCTGAAAGAAAAAGGTTTTATTATACTCGGGAAACTTAATATGGATGAATTTGCCATGGGCTCATCCTGTGAAGCCTCCTATTTTGGCAAAACAAAAAATCCATGGGATATTGATAGGGTCCCCGGCGGCTCGAGCGGTGGTGCCGCAGCTGCAGTGAGCGCTCGTTTGGTTCCCGCTTCCCTGGGAAGTGATACGGGGGGCTCGATAAGACAGCCGGCTTCTTTTTGCGGTATTGCCGGATTTAAACCGACATATGGCAGAGTCTCAAGATTCGGCCTGGTTGCTTTTGCTTCAAGTCTTGATCAGATAGGTCCGATGACATGGAATGTTCAGGACAGTGTGGAACTGATGAAAATTATCGGAAAACATGACCATCACGATTCCACCTCGGCTTCCAAAAATTCGTTCGAACCTTATGATAAAAAACTTGATAATTTGAAAGGGATAAAAATCGGCGTCCCCGAGGAATATTTCAAAGAGGGGCTGAGTCCGGAAGTTGAAGCATCTGTAAAAGACGCCATAAAACATCTTGAATCCCTTGGTGCGGAAATTATCAACATACGTATGCCCCATACAGATTACGCAGTGGCTGTTTATTATATACTTGCCACGGCCGAGGCTTCGAGTAACCTGGCCCGTTATGACGGTGTCAGATACGGATACAGAGCTGAGGCTGAAAATTTGTCTGAAATGTATGTGAAAACCCGTTCAGAAGGATTCGGTGACGAGGTTAAAAGGCGGATAATGCTCGGTACATATGTGTTAAGTGCCGGCTACTATGATGCTTATTATTTGAAGGCTCAGAGAGTCAGAACACTTATCAAAAATGATTTCCTTGATGCTTTTGCAAAAGTTGATGCAATAGTTGCGCCTACTTCCCCGACAACTGCTTTCAAAATTGGCGAAAAGGTGGAGGATCCTTTGAGTATGTATTTGAGTGATATTTTTACCCTTTCACTGAACCTTTTCGGCGGATGCGGCATTTCAGTACCATGCGGTTTTGACAGCAATAATCTTCCCATAGGTC
- the gatC gene encoding Asp-tRNA(Asn)/Glu-tRNA(Gln) amidotransferase subunit GatC yields the protein MSKVIDKKDVLHIADLARLQFSEEEAERFTNELNNILDYIHKLDELDTSNVEPTSHALDISNVFREDEQKEQLNNEQALKNAPDKEQGHFKVPRVIEN from the coding sequence ATGTCAAAAGTTATTGATAAAAAAGATGTGCTGCATATTGCGGATCTTGCCAGACTGCAATTTTCCGAAGAGGAAGCTGAGCGCTTTACCAATGAGCTCAACAATATTCTCGATTATATACATAAGCTGGACGAGCTGGATACTTCCAATGTTGAGCCCACTTCGCATGCCCTTGATATCTCGAACGTTTTCAGGGAAGATGAGCAAAAAGAGCAGCTTAACAATGAGCAGGCGCTCAAGAATGCTCCGGATAAAGAGCAGGGACACTTCAAGGTACCCAGAGTTATTGAAAATTAA